The Acidimicrobiia bacterium nucleotide sequence CGCCCCTAAACCTTAGAGGGGGAATCGCTTCTCCCCCCAATGCTATAGCGATCAAATGAGACGGGCTTCAAAGTCGGCATAACTGCAAGACTAAGGTCGGAGGGGCCCGCGGTTGACTCCTTTTGAGATCCAAACAGCTGCGATTATGCTTGCTGCAATGCTCTCACACATCACCGAAAACACGACCAGGGCTACCATGCTAATCCCGTACAAATACCCCATCAAGGCGCTACCCAGAAACCACGAGATGCCAAAGACGGCTCCAAACAGGCCGTAGGCAGAACCGCGGAGTCGTTGCGGGGTGAGCGTTGCTACTCCGGAGCGCATTATCGACTCCTGCGCACCAAGCCCGATCCCCCAGAGCAAGACACCGGAGACGAACAGTCGGGAGTCGCGAGCGAATGCAGCTACAGCAAAAGGTGCCGACAACACCACTGCCAAGCAAAGAGCTTTCAACCCAATCTTGTCGAAAAGGCGCCCGAAACCAAGAGCCGAAGCTCCGTCTACAGCCATCGCGGCGGCAAAGACAAGCGGAATCGAGGCAGAAGAGACAACATTTTTCTGCTCGGCGTGGTATGCGATTAGCGCAAAGTCTGCAAGTCCGGCTGCAGAGAAAGCCGTGGCCAAGAGATAAACCCCAAAGGACCCACGGATTAGCGCACGCATGGGCACCGAAGCCTCGCCTGGAGCACGAAGATCGCGGGCTAGAGATTGGTCTTGAGCAAGAGAGGATCCTTTAGGAGCCTCCAACTCCTCTGTACTTCGACCACAGTCCTTACCGACTTCTACAGCCATCGCCATACTGTTGGCCGTATCTGCTTCACTGTCTTCTTCGCTGGCGGCGAGCTTTCGCGCTACACCCAAAGCAATCAGAGCTAGGGCTACAGGTATTGAGAGCCATAAAAATCCGGTTCGATACGACGCTCCAGATGCAAGAACTAAAGCAAGACCTAGCGGGCCTGCTACTGCACCGATCTGATCAAGAGCCTCGTGGACCCCAAATCCCCATCCCTCTCCAACAAGACGAGTTGCCTTTGAGAGCATCGCGTCTCTGGCAGGCGTTCTGAGCGCTTTCCCGAAACGCTCTGAAACTACAAGTCCCGCGAGCAACGCCCAAGAGCGGGCCAGCGCCATCGCCGGTATCGACAAGAGGTTCACAATGTAACCAGCGCCGGTCAACAGCCAATATCTACGCGTTCTGTCGGCGAGAGGGCCAAAGCCCGCTCGCGCCAGATATCCCAAAAGTTCGCCTCCCCCCACCACAACACCCACTACAACAGGTTTCGCCCCAAGGCGGGCCATGTATGCCCCCAATATGGATCTCGCCCCTTCATACGATGCATCAGCGAAAAGGCTTACCATCCCCATCGTGACGATGAACGACATCGCTGCTCGCTTGGGGTTTTTGGCAGTAGAGCCGGCCATTCGCTCAAGTATCAAGACACAAGAGCCGCGCCCATGGCGGTGAGTGCGAGAGATCCGCCGAGAGCAAGGTACGCAAGGATCCGGGATGCGTTCTTAGCTGACCTTGCAGAAGCTACACCGTGAGCCGCAGATATAGCTATTACCACGAAGAAAATCACAATCTTGGTAAGGATAATCGTGCGGTACAGGCTTGAGCTAGATCCGACGACGGTAAATCCCCGGTGTAGAAGAAGCGCCATGCCACTGAACAACTGAAGGGGAACGAGGATTGCTGCGATAAAAAAGCCTATCTGTCTGCCTGACCGATTGATAAGTTCCTCTGAGTCGGCGGGACCGAGCGTTCGCTGTGCGCCAGGTCGCACGAAGAATGTGAATGCCACGAGGCTGCCTACCCATATGCAGGCCCCTAGAACATGTGCGATTCTCACGATTGTCCACCATCCAGCCATGATTGGTCGGCCTTTCGAAGTCTGACTATAAGAATGGCTCCTAGCACCGTCTAAGTAGCCTCCTTAGACTCCCTGCCAAAAGATTCTTCTAATAGTCTCAAAGGAAAACGAGGGAACCAGCTCACAAGCCGAATCGGAACTTGTGTCCCGTCTCAATCTAGACGGGATCCTGGAAAGAATGAAATCGTGCAACGCGGGGTCTATATGAGGTTGGAAGACCGAGCCGGAATACAATCGTGCTCCCGGCCCGGTCAATCCTCCAAAATCTACTGCCCTAGCTCGATCACCCCCTAGGCCTAGGGAGTTAGGCTATAGCCCGAGGCAGCCTAAGAGAGCCATAGGTCAGCATCCAGAGTTTTCTGTGCCCTGGCCGTTCCAGGTCTGGGCCCTCCACCAGATGAACAGGAAACGAGCATCGGCATACCCATACATCGGCGGATTGGTGCTACTGAGCCAGTTGTAAATATCGACGTGTCCCCGAGCACCAAACAGGCCAATCACCCACGATCCAGTGAAATCGACTTGTAAAACATTCTGACTTCCCCAAGCGTGGATCCTGAAATCCAGCTCCCTACAGCCGAGAACCGGGATGTTGACTATGACATTCATCTGGCCCGTAGCGTCATAGCTCATGCTACCGGCAATTATGTCGACGGTAAGGGCGGTCCCCGACGTGGGACCAACATCAACCCAGGTAATTGTTTTATTGACGTTGTTGAGGGTGATGCGGTAACTAGTCGACCTGAGTTGAGAACCATTGAGCGTGGCGGCCCCCGAGCCAGAGAGCCATCCATTCCCCAGGGGGCCATTCACAGTTACGCTGCCCGATCCCGATACTGAAACGGTCCCACCGGAGACGCTGAAGTTAATAGATGTGTTGCTCAGCGTGATTCCGAAGTCTGTGTAGTTGAAACGCAAAGAGCTTGTCGAAGCACTTCCTGAGATCGTGGTCGACGAAACGTTGACGTTGAACGTAACTGTCCCGCTGATCGGCTTCCCCCACATCGTTCCCGATCCGGTGGTCACCGAAACCGAAAGCACATTCGTGGAGACGTTGTACGAGGCGCTTCCCGACAGCCCCACCGTTAGTCTGAACGGATCCCCCACATTCAGCGTCGACTCTATAGATGCGTTTACAGCCGAGGACGAAGCCGTGAAGTTGATGGTGGTGCCGTTAAGAGACGCCACACCGTAGCTGATGTTCCCTACGGTTATATTACCGGTGATGTTTCCAGATCCGGGCCAGGTGACGGTGGCAGAGACCCCGCTTACGTTCCAAGAGCCCACCCTTCCGGATGCCTGCAGGGAAAGGGTAGCCACACCAGTAGAGGAGTTGTAGGTGAGGGTTCCAGATACGGTTCCAGAGACTAGCGTTCCTACCGTCAAAGAAGTGGGTCTCAAGCTGGCCTGAACCGAAGTGGAGCTGGCCGTGAAGTCAACTATTGCATTAGAGAGGGTGACCTGTCCGTTAGAGATCTGGCCTACGGTTATATTACCGGTGATGTTTCCAGATCCGGGCCAGGTGACGGTGGCAGAGACCCCGCTTACGTTCCAAGAGCCCACCCTTCCGGATGCCTGCAGGGAAAGGGTAGCCACACCAGTAGAGGAGTTGTAGGTGAGGTTTCCAGATACGGTTCCAGAGACTAGCGTTCCTACCGTCAAAGAAGTGGGTCTCAAGCTGGCCTGAACCGAAGTGGAGCTGGCCGTGAAGTCAACTATTGCATTAGAGAGGGTGACCTGTCCGTTAGAGATCTGGCCTACGGTTATAGAACCGGTGATGTTTCCAGATCCGGGCCAGTAGACGGTGGCAGAGACCCCGCTTACGTTCCAAGAGCCCACCCTTCCGGATGCCTGCAGGGAAAGGGTAGCCACACCAGTAGAGGAGTTGTAGGTGAGGTTTCCAGATACGGTTCCAGAGACTAGCGTTCCTACCGTCAAAGAAGTGGGTCTCAAGCTGGCCTG carries:
- a CDS encoding MFS transporter, producing MSFIVTMGMVSLFADASYEGARSILGAYMARLGAKPVVVGVVVGGGELLGYLARAGFGPLADRTRRYWLLTGAGYIVNLLSIPAMALARSWALLAGLVVSERFGKALRTPARDAMLSKATRLVGEGWGFGVHEALDQIGAVAGPLGLALVLASGASYRTGFLWLSIPVALALIALGVARKLAASEEDSEADTANSMAMAVEVGKDCGRSTEELEAPKGSSLAQDQSLARDLRAPGEASVPMRALIRGSFGVYLLATAFSAAGLADFALIAYHAEQKNVVSSASIPLVFAAAMAVDGASALGFGRLFDKIGLKALCLAVVLSAPFAVAAFARDSRLFVSGVLLWGIGLGAQESIMRSGVATLTPQRLRGSAYGLFGAVFGISWFLGSALMGYLYGISMVALVVFSVMCESIAASIIAAVWISKGVNRGPLRP